From a region of the Danio aesculapii chromosome 4, fDanAes4.1, whole genome shotgun sequence genome:
- the slc26a3.1 gene encoding solute carrier family 26 member 3, with protein MQPFGRHYVVVRPLFSEDSFAEQHERINRKRKTLRHHLKVCCSCDAKRAKNTALSLFPFTGWMKDYKIKEWLLGDIVSGISTGLVAVLQGLAFSLLASLPPGYGLYTAFFPAIIYFFLGTSRHLSVGAFPILSLMVGAVVTRLAPDEGPSVNITGFEGLSLKQQRVLIASSVTFLMGAFQLIMGLLQVGFIVMYLSETLVSGFTTAAAVHILVTQLRFVLGLDFPGINGPLAIIYTLVEVFSRITDTNVADLVTSIVIMALVLIVKEINYRFKSKLPVPIPIEVIMTVIACGVSYAFNFEERFDVVIVGEMVNGYESPVAPNLEVIEETAVEAFPMAIVGFAVAFSVAKVYSVKHDYTIDGNQELIAFGISNMFGASFRSFAASTALSRTAIQESTGGKTQIAGVLSAMMVLIVIVGVGFLLEPLPRSVLGALVIVNLKGMLMQFRELPFLWRNDRPDFVTWMVTFVASLFLGLDLGLAVGIGAELFTVVYRTQFPRCSVLANISGTDLYRDRKDYTSIYEPDGVKIFKIPSPIFFANIDFFRDKLVQEVGFNPMRVLRKRNKALRKIRKMLCNGELEVSDRGLVLRQPSVDTSENSMEDLDQPIDFSDLPIQVNWNSQLPANISVPPVKIHSLILDFSAVSFIDVSALKGLKATLKEFIRIEVDVYIVSCDVYIMEKLQQCTFFDDEIKTSIFYPTLHDAMLHILEMHPDQGELEKDININYEVIQRDSLTV; from the exons TATGTTGTAGTTGTGATGCGAAACGAGCAAAGAACACAGCACTTTCACTTTTTCCATTCACTGGATGGATGAAGGACTATAAAATCAAAGAATGGCTACTAGGTGACATTGTTTCAGGCATCAGCACTGGACTAGTGGCAGTGCTACAAG GACTTGCATTTTCTTTGCTGGCCTCTTTACCTCCGGGATATGGACTATATACTGCATTCTTCCCTGCAATAATCTACTTCTTTTTAGGCACTTCCAGACACCTGTCAGTGG GGGCTTTTCCGATTCTGAGTCTAATGGTGGGCGCTGTTGTGACACGACTAGCGCCTGATGAGGGACCCTCAGTTAACATCACTGGATTTGAAGGGTTGAGCCTGAAGCAACAGAGAGTTCTAATTGCTTCCTCTGTTACTTTTCTCATGGGAGCATTTCAg CTCATAATGGGGCTGCTGCAGGTGGGCTTCATAGTCATGTATCTGTCAGAAACTCTGGTGTCAGGATTCACCACCGCAGCTGCTGTTCACATTTTGGTTACCCAGCTCAGGTTTGTGCTGGGCCTGGACTTTCCAGGTATAAACGGGCCACTTGCCATCATATAT ACTTTGGTGGAAGTTTTTAGCCGAATCACTGACACAAATGTGGCTGACCTGGTGACATCTATTGTGATCATGGCACTGGTGCTTATTGTGAAGGAGATAAATTACAGATTCAAGTCTAAACTACCTGTGCCGATACCTATAGAAGTTATCATG ACTGTTATCGCGTGCGGAGTCTCTTACGCATTCAACTTTGAAGAACGATTTGACGTGGTCATTGTTGGGGAGATGGTGAACGG aTATGAATCTCCAGTTGCTCCAAACCTGGAAGTCATTGAGGAGACAGCGGTGGAGGCTTTCCCTATGGCCATAGTAGGATTTGCTGTGGCTTTCTCAGTAGCTAAAGTCTACTCAGTCAAACACGATTACACGATTGACGGAAACcag GAGCTCATTGCCTTTGGAATAAGCAACATGTTTGGAGCATCTTTCCGCTCATTCGCCGCAAGCACAGCACTTTCTAGGACAGCCATACAGGAGAGTACAGGAGGAAAGACGCAG ATAGCTGGAGTTCTTTCAGCCATGATGGTATTGATTGTGATAGTCGGAGTAGGATTTCTTCTTGAGCCGCTACCCAGG TCTGTTTTGGGCGCTCTGGTCATCGTCAATCTAAAAGGCATGCTGATGCAGTTCAGAGAGCTGCCGTTTCTATGGAGGAATGACAGGCCGGATTTT GTGACCTGGATGGTGACCTTCGTGGCATCTCTGTTCCTGGGTCTGGATCTGGGTTTGGCTGTGGGTATCGGGGCAGAATTGTTCACTGTGGTCTACAGAACTCAATT CCCACGTTGTTCTGTCCTGGCCAATATTTCAGGAACTGACCTCTATAGAGATCGTAAAGACTACACATCT atTTACGAACCTGATggtgttaaaatatttaaaatcccCTCACCCATCTTCTTCGCTAACATCGATTTCTTTAGAGATAAACTGGTCCAAGAA GTGGGTTTTAATCCAATGAGAGTGTTGAGGAAAAGAAACAAAGCCCTGCGAAAGATCAGAAAAATGTTGTGCAATGGAGAACTTGAGGTGTCAGAT AGGGGCCTTGTACTGAGACAGCCATCAGTTGACACATCAGAAAACAGTATGGAGGATCTTGACCAGCCCATAGACTTCTCAGATCTCCCAATCCAGGTGAACTGGAACTCACAACTGCCTGCCAACATCTCCGTCCCTCCGGTCAAAATCCACAGTTTGATCTTGGATTTCTCTGCAGTCTCCTTCATCGATGTATCTGCACTCAAGGGTCTTAAAGCG ACCTTGAAAGAGTTTATACGAATCGAGGTGGACGTCTACATAGTTTCAtgtgatg TGTACATCATGGAGAAGCTTCAGCAATGTACATTTTTTGATGACGAAATTAAAACTTCCATCTTTTATCCCACACTTCATGATGCCATGTTGCACATTCTGGAGATGCATCCAGATCAAGGCGAACTAGAAAAG GATATAAACATAAACTATGAAGTCATCCAGAGAGACAGTTTAACTGTGTGA
- the bik gene encoding bcl-2-interacting killer isoform X1: protein MVEETRQQKNATSLQAGPAEVDNSNLHAFNMRVTQIIGRQLAQIGDEMDYKWRQEPLVPWQNLNFGIYPYVLSRRVFSGRILANLWGSKIMPMFRTSWLLPQLQNGCQEARKWAAWVSNLHVSDWSRSTTYTLASALLLVTVSIFLVTWNEYEG from the exons ATGGTGGAAGAAACTAGACAGCAGAAAAACGCCACATCCCTGCAGGCTGGACCTGCTGAGGTTGACAACAGTAATCTCCATGCATTCAATATGAG AGTCACCCAGATTATCGGACGACAGCTGGCTCAAATAGGGGACGAAATGGACTATAAATGGCGCCAAGAACCGCTTGTCCCATGGCAGAACCTGAATTTTGGGATTTATCCTTATGTCCTAAGTAGGAGAGTGTTCTCTGG aaGAATCCTCGCCAATCTTTGGGGATCTAAGATTATGCCGATGTTCAGGACGTCCTGGCTGCTTCCACAGCTTCAAAATGGCTGTCAGGAGGCTAGAAAGTGGGCAGCCTGG GTGTCCAACTTGCATGTTTCTGACTGGTCTCGCAGCACTACATACACCCTGGCATCTGCTTTGCTACTGGTCACTGTGTCTATCTTCCTTGTAACCTGGAATGAATATGAAGGCTGA
- the bik gene encoding bcl-2-interacting killer isoform X2, which translates to MVEETRQQKNATSLQAGPAEVDNSNLHAFNMRVTQIIGRQLAQIGDEMDYKWRQEPLVPWQNLNFGIYPYVLSRRVFSGILANLWGSKIMPMFRTSWLLPQLQNGCQEARKWAAWVSNLHVSDWSRSTTYTLASALLLVTVSIFLVTWNEYEG; encoded by the exons ATGGTGGAAGAAACTAGACAGCAGAAAAACGCCACATCCCTGCAGGCTGGACCTGCTGAGGTTGACAACAGTAATCTCCATGCATTCAATATGAG AGTCACCCAGATTATCGGACGACAGCTGGCTCAAATAGGGGACGAAATGGACTATAAATGGCGCCAAGAACCGCTTGTCCCATGGCAGAACCTGAATTTTGGGATTTATCCTTATGTCCTAAGTAGGAGAGTGTTCTCTGG AATCCTCGCCAATCTTTGGGGATCTAAGATTATGCCGATGTTCAGGACGTCCTGGCTGCTTCCACAGCTTCAAAATGGCTGTCAGGAGGCTAGAAAGTGGGCAGCCTGG GTGTCCAACTTGCATGTTTCTGACTGGTCTCGCAGCACTACATACACCCTGGCATCTGCTTTGCTACTGGTCACTGTGTCTATCTTCCTTGTAACCTGGAATGAATATGAAGGCTGA
- the mcat gene encoding malonyl-CoA-acyl carrier protein transacylase, mitochondrial: protein MNLSVTLRSYSRARVCRNKATVSVYRRLSDAPEEPQSVKTRRTPVNATVLLFPGQGSQYVGMGRGLLKYGNVKEMFSVAQKVLGYDLLSLCLNGPEKDLMKTVHCQPAVFVCSLAAVERLNHENPAAIESCVSAAGFSVGEFAALVFSGAMNFAEALFAVKVRAEVMQKASDQVSSGMLSVIGRPQAQYKYACVQAREHCISLGIQDPVCSIANYLFPDGRVIAGHKEALDFLQERSRELNFTRTRLLPVSGAFHTALMEAAVEPLRDVLRKIEVRRPEISVHSNVDGKRYMHDKHIRNQLTKQLVSPVKWEQTLHEIYQRAQGQEFPHTYEVGPGRHLGSMLQKCNMKAFKNYTHVDVALAED, encoded by the exons atgAATCTCAGCGTGACTCTTAGGTCCTATAGTAGAGCTCGTGTGTGTCGAAATAAAGCGACTGTCTCGGTTTACAGAAGACTGTCAGATGCTCCTGAAGAGCCTCAGTCCGTGAAAACACGCAGAACTCCGGTGAACGCAACCGTCCTGCTATTCCCAGGCCAGGGCAGTCAGTATGTCGGTATGGGGAGAGGATTGCTGAAGTATGGAAATGTCAAGGAGATGTTTTCGGTAGCTCAGAAGGTGCTGGGTTATGACCTGCTGTCTCTGTGCTTGAATGGACCCGAGAAAGACCTGATGAAGACCGTTCATTGTCAACCTGCGGTTTTTGTCTGTTCTCTGGCTGCTGTGGAGAGACTCAACCATGAAAACCCTGCT GCTATTGAGAGCTGTGTGAGTGCAGCAGGTTTCAGTGTTGGTGAATTTGCAGCTTTGGTGTTTTCTGGTGCAATGAACTTCGCTGAAG CTTTGTTTGCAGTGAAGGTGAGGGCAGAGGTGATGCAGAAGGCCTCTGATCAAGTGTCCAGTGGCATGTTGTCTGTGATTGGTCGACCTCAAGCCCAGTATAAATATGCCTGTGTCCAAGCTAGAGAGCACTGTATCTCTCTTGGGATCCAAGACCCTGTGTGCTCCATCGCCAACTACCTTTTTCCAGATGGGAGAGTCATAGCTGGACACAAAGAG GCTTTGGATTTCCTTCAAGAACGTTCCAGAGAGCTGAATTTCACAAGAACTCGACTGCTGCCGGTCAGCGGGGCCTTTCACACTGCACTAATGGAGGCGGCAGTCGAGCCTCTGCGGGACGTCCTCAGAAAGATTGAGGTTCGGCGGCCGGAAATCTCAGTGCACTCCAATGTGGACGGCAAACGTTACATGCACGACAAGCACATACGTAATCAGCTGACCAAACAACTGGTGTCTCCGGTGAAATGGGAGCAGACGCTGCATGAGATTTACCAAAGAGCCCAAGGACAGGAGTTTCCTCACACATATGAGGTGGGACCTGGTAGACATTTGGGCTCAATGCTACAGAAGTGCAACATGAAGGCCTTTAAGAACTATACACATGTAGATGTTGCTTTAGCTGAGGATTGA
- the cbll1 gene encoding E3 ubiquitin-protein ligase Hakai, which translates to MDHIDNDMQGTDGPLGGPDVRRRIPIKLLPKQARNKPAPRPQRPTGRLQSKSHSAEEGFNFKKEDRFDCGVKSGDAFASQRRFPQQLYWDYKLTLIGEKDETPIHCCDKCGLPIKTYGRMIPCKHVFCYDCALHHERKGDKMCPGLNMYSCTDPVQRIEQCQRGSLYMCSIVQGCKRTYLSQRDLQAHINHRHMRSGKSSSSRSDSLHLPPSEVSDRFRVPPPHLPKPHVLIPPPLGHPGHDPYGPPPSAHDDLRPQGQPPGDMGPSRSLSQETFRISTVTTRKHSNLITVPIQDDSGSGPSRDPLSQPGNPPPPHHHPGDYPGQPVVAHPHHMMAPPQQHYGPPPPPPPISHPMPHPGQGSNTPHMVFNQAPPPLSSVPPPITPPPGHLIGQMPPFMNHPPPGPPPQHGGPPVNAPPPHHYNPQFVEDKNTLSPPFNQPGGLSPGMWPAPRGPPPRMQGPPPQGQMPGPHHPDQGRYRPYYQ; encoded by the exons ATGGACCATATTG ACAATGATATGCAGGGTACGGATGGGCCATTAGGTGGTCCTGATGTCAGGAGGAGGATCCCAATCAAACTTCTTCCAAAGCAGGCCAGAAATAAACCTGCCCCGCGACCCCAGAGACCAACGGGACGGTTACAATCCAAAAGCCATTCTGCAGAGGAAG GTTTTAACTTTAAGAAGGAGGACCGGTTTGATTGTGGTGTCAAATCAGGAGATGCTTTTGCAAGCCAGCGTCGCTTTCCACAGCAGCTTTACTGGGATTACAAG ctaaCCTTGATCGGTGAAAAGGATGAGACGCCTATTCATTGCTGTGACAAATGTGGACTGCCGATTAAAACATATGGCCGCATG ATCCCATGTAAGCACGTTTTCTGCTATGACTGTGCTTTACATCATGAGAGGAAGGGTGATAAGATGTGTCCAGG TCTAAACATGTACAGCTGTACAGACCCGGTCCAGCGGATTGAGCAGTGCCAGCGTGGCTCTCTCTACATGTGCAGTATTGTTCAGGGTTGCAAACGGACCTATCTGTCCCAGAGGGACCTGCAGGCTCACATCAACCACCGGCACATGCGCTCTGGCAAGAGCTCCAGCAGCCGCTCTGACTCTCTCCACCTTCCTCCCTCTGAAGTGTCCGACCGCTTCCGCGTACCTCCACCTCACCTGCCCAAACCCCACGTACTCATCCCTCCACCTCTTGGCCATCCCGGACACGACCCATACGGCCCACCTCCTTCTGCTCATGATGACCTCAGACCTCAAGGACAGCCACCCGGAGACATGGGCCCATCCCGGTCCCTCTCACAGGAGACCTTCCGAATCTCAACTGTCACCACTCGAAAACACAGCAACCTCATCACTGTTCCAATCCAGGATGATTCCGGCTCCGGACCATCCCGAGACCCACTCTCTCAACCCGGAAATCCTCCCCCACCTCACCATCATCCCGGAGACTACCCGGGTCAGCCTGTCGTGGCTCATCCACACCACATGATGGCGCCGCCTCAACAGCATTACGGACCGCCTCCGCCACCTCCACCCATCAGTCACCCCATGCCACACCCAGGACAAGGCTCCAACACACCCCATATGGTCTTTAATCAAGCCCCTCCCCCGCTATCATCAGTCCCACCTCCGATAACCCCACCCCCCGGACACCTTATTGGTCAGATGCCACCATTTATGAACCATCCTCCACCCGGGCCACCCCCACAGCATGGCGGACCCCCAGTCAACGCCCCGCCACCCCATCATTACAACCCTCAGTTTGTAGAGGACAAGAACACACTCAGCCCGCCGTTCAACCAGCCAGGAGGGTTGAGTCCTGGGATGTGGCCGGCCCCTAGAGGCCCCCCACCACGAATGCAGGGTCCCCCTCCGCAGGGACAGATGCCGGGGCCCCATCACCCAGATCAGGGCAGATACAGACCGTATTACCAGTAA